One segment of Solanum lycopersicum chromosome 1, SLM_r2.1 DNA contains the following:
- the LOC101261170 gene encoding E3 ubiquitin-protein ligase MBR2-like isoform X2: MQRNRSILDSYPETVNLNQGSTSSNASGDPTSSWDSLRNSMEGRLSDSMLSSARGSLRRADGISYNTQNCSARDQGESSSSANLHGIGHAWPSSSSDHVLTNSNSEERRFGPSNALHPDSSTSIYGGNHLIGSPTILPNLASAHSPANANLSGIYNNGDTRLVMRPSVSSTVYTSSSRREAERPASGVSYNAGTSSGSSRYWSGFTDIAGSPTGWGLSGKRKVLESSSGQSCGRCSSSNAQPENIRPHNFPSQHGASSSLNISPASASVQNIYHLENLYSRNRIGTRVAASDIIPPLSASGVAETSARNSGSGQNLEIHDTVTFGLLSTRTNLGHSSVGSTLVTPQPISVSNYLGSRQPISQSMNAGNSRSHSDLMYVSGVPGGLHSVPRNVSPNSRGGSSSSLNVVSPDSEDEANFWSSIRNNRVPLPVVPAPETGNMVQDSTNWSLATSNASYPRNMPSSSALSRGPSMQTSTTARTPYQNLATRSTRSSSEISPRTLLPPVESDFGSQRGNFSLLSSAASPVEEAEISLRSSSQGSSSRRNHRNHLISSLMTNFPSNEVGGSRGLASDIEGRHRLIRHVLHSMRRGENRQSEDYMMLDSFLNGAAEIHDTHRGMRLDVDNMSYEELLALEERIGNVNTGLSEGTILKRMRRRKHDSISGGSSSNMEPCCICREEYTSGDYMGILDCGHEFHSSCIKQWLMLKNVCPICKNTALKK, from the exons TCTACTTCAAGTAATGCTTCTGGAGATCCGACATCCTCTTGGGATAGCTTGCGAAATTCAATGGAGGGTCGATTATCCGATTCCATGCTTTCTTCTGCTAGAGGAAGTCTTAGACGTGCTGATGGTATTAGTTATAACACACAGAACTGCAGTGCACGGGATCAAGGCGAGTCGAGCTCCAGTGCCAATTTGCATGGCATTGGACATGCTTGGCCGTCTTCATCAAGTGATCATGTGCTGACTAATTCAAATTCAGAAGAGAGGCGATTTGGACCATCCAATGCCCTCCATCCTGACAGTTCAACAAGTATTTATGGTGGAAATCATTTGATTGGCAGCCCTACTATCTTACCAAATCTGGCCTCGGCTCACAGTCCTGCAAATGCTAACTTAAGTGGCATATACAACAATGGTGACACTCGGCTGGTTATGAGACCAAGTGTATCTTCAACTGTCTACACTTCAAGCAGCAGACGGGAAGCGGAGCGTCCTGCTTCTGGTGTCTCTTACAATGCTGGTACTTCTTCAGGTAGTTCTAGATATTGGTCTGGGTTTACTGATATAGCAGGTTCTCCCACAGGTTGGGGTTTATCCGGCAAGCGCAAGGTCCTTGAAAGCAGTTCTGGGCAGTCTTGTGGTAGATGTTCAAGCTCCAATGCACAACCTGAGAACATTAGACCGCACAATTTTCCAAGTCAACATGGTGCTTCCAGCAGCTTAAACATATCACCAGCCTCTGCAAGCGTGCAGAATATTTATCACTTGGAAAATCTTTATTCAAGAAATAGGATTGGTACAAGAGTGGCTGCCTCTGACATAATTCCTCCTCTTAGTGCTAGTGGAGTTGCGGAAACCTCTGCCAGAAATTCTGGGAGTGGACAAAATCTTGAGATTCATGATACAGTTACATTTGGTTTACTGTCAACTAGGACCAATTTAGGGCATTCTAGTGTTGGTTCTACTCTTGTGACTCCTCAACCTATTTCAGTATCTAATTATTTGGGATCCAGACAACCAATTTCACAGTCAATGAATGCAGGTAACTCAAGAAGCCATTCTGACCTAATGTACGTTTCTGGTGTTCCAGGTGGTTTGCATTCAGTTCCCCGGAATGTATCTCCTAATTCACGAGGTGGTAGTTCATCAAGTCTAAATGTGGTTTCCCCTGATAGTGAGGATGAAGCTAACTTCTGGAGCTCAATAAGAAATAATAGGGTACCTCTTCCAGTTGTTCCAGCTCCTGAGACTGGAAATATGGTACAGGATTCAACTAATTGGAGTTTAGCTACTTCAAATGCAAGTTATCCCAGAAACATGCCTTCTAGTTCTGCACTCAGCCGTGGGCCAAGTATGCAAACTTCTACTACTGCAAGGACACCTTATCAGAACTTAGCAACCAGAAGTACTCGTAGTTCTTCAGAAATTTCTCCTAGGACTCTCCTACCTCCTGTTGAGTCCGACTTTGGAAGTCAGAGAGGTAATTTTTCCCTGCTATCATCAGCTGCTTCTCCCGTGGAGGAGGCAGAGATATCATTGCGATCTAGTAGCCAGGGATCTAGTAGCCGACGTAATCATCGAAACCACCTAATATCATCTTTAATGACCAATTTTCCAAGTAATGAAGTGGGTGGATCGCGTGGTTTAGCTTCTGATATCGAGGGTCGCCACAGACTG ATTCGTCATGTCCTACATTCCATGCGGAGAGGCGAGAACAGGCAATCTGAG GATTATATGATGCTTGATTCATTTCTCAACGGCGCTGCAGAAATTCATGATACACATAGAGGCATGAGGCTCGATGTTGATAACATGTCATATGAG GAATTATTGGCATTGGAAGAACGTATAGGAAATGTGAACACCGGATTGAGTGAAGGAACCATTTTGAAACGTATGAGACGGCGAAAGCATGATTCAATATCTGGAGGGTCATCGTCAAATATGGAGCCTTGCTGTATCTGTCGG GAGGAATACACAAGTGGAGATTACATGGGCATATTGGATTGTGGACATGAATTCCATAGTAGTTGCATCAAGCAGTGGCTAATGCTGAAGAATGTGTGTCCTATTTGTAAGAATACAGccttaaaaaaatga
- the LOC101261170 gene encoding E3 ubiquitin-protein ligase MBR2-like isoform X5 produces the protein MQRNRSILDSYPETVNLNQGSTSSNASGDPTSSWDSLRNSMEGRLSDSMLSSARGSLRRADGISYNTQNCSARDQGESSSSANLHGIGHAWPSSSSDHVLTNSNSEERRFGPSNALHPDSSTSIYGGNHLIGSPTILPNLASAHSPANANLSGIYNNGDTRLVMRPSVSSTVYTSSSRREAERPASGVSYNAGTSSGGLHSVPRNVSPNSRGGSSSSLNVVSPDSEDEANFWSSIRNNRVPLPVVPAPETGNMVQDSTNWSLATSNASYPRNMPSSSALSRGPSMQTSTTARTPYQNLATRSTRSSSEISPRTLLPPVESDFGSQRGNFSLLSSAASPVEEAEISLRSSSQGSSSRRNHRNHLISSLMTNFPSNEVGGSRGLASDIEGRHRLIRHVLHSMRRGENRQSEDYMMLDSFLNGAAEIHDTHRGMRLDVDNMSYEELLALEERIGNVNTGLSEGTILKRMRRRKHDSISGGSSSNMEPCCICREEYTSGDYMGILDCGHEFHSSCIKQWLMLKNVCPICKNTALKK, from the exons TCTACTTCAAGTAATGCTTCTGGAGATCCGACATCCTCTTGGGATAGCTTGCGAAATTCAATGGAGGGTCGATTATCCGATTCCATGCTTTCTTCTGCTAGAGGAAGTCTTAGACGTGCTGATGGTATTAGTTATAACACACAGAACTGCAGTGCACGGGATCAAGGCGAGTCGAGCTCCAGTGCCAATTTGCATGGCATTGGACATGCTTGGCCGTCTTCATCAAGTGATCATGTGCTGACTAATTCAAATTCAGAAGAGAGGCGATTTGGACCATCCAATGCCCTCCATCCTGACAGTTCAACAAGTATTTATGGTGGAAATCATTTGATTGGCAGCCCTACTATCTTACCAAATCTGGCCTCGGCTCACAGTCCTGCAAATGCTAACTTAAGTGGCATATACAACAATGGTGACACTCGGCTGGTTATGAGACCAAGTGTATCTTCAACTGTCTACACTTCAAGCAGCAGACGGGAAGCGGAGCGTCCTGCTTCTGGTGTCTCTTACAATGCTGGTACTTCTTCAG GTGGTTTGCATTCAGTTCCCCGGAATGTATCTCCTAATTCACGAGGTGGTAGTTCATCAAGTCTAAATGTGGTTTCCCCTGATAGTGAGGATGAAGCTAACTTCTGGAGCTCAATAAGAAATAATAGGGTACCTCTTCCAGTTGTTCCAGCTCCTGAGACTGGAAATATGGTACAGGATTCAACTAATTGGAGTTTAGCTACTTCAAATGCAAGTTATCCCAGAAACATGCCTTCTAGTTCTGCACTCAGCCGTGGGCCAAGTATGCAAACTTCTACTACTGCAAGGACACCTTATCAGAACTTAGCAACCAGAAGTACTCGTAGTTCTTCAGAAATTTCTCCTAGGACTCTCCTACCTCCTGTTGAGTCCGACTTTGGAAGTCAGAGAGGTAATTTTTCCCTGCTATCATCAGCTGCTTCTCCCGTGGAGGAGGCAGAGATATCATTGCGATCTAGTAGCCAGGGATCTAGTAGCCGACGTAATCATCGAAACCACCTAATATCATCTTTAATGACCAATTTTCCAAGTAATGAAGTGGGTGGATCGCGTGGTTTAGCTTCTGATATCGAGGGTCGCCACAGACTG ATTCGTCATGTCCTACATTCCATGCGGAGAGGCGAGAACAGGCAATCTGAG GATTATATGATGCTTGATTCATTTCTCAACGGCGCTGCAGAAATTCATGATACACATAGAGGCATGAGGCTCGATGTTGATAACATGTCATATGAG GAATTATTGGCATTGGAAGAACGTATAGGAAATGTGAACACCGGATTGAGTGAAGGAACCATTTTGAAACGTATGAGACGGCGAAAGCATGATTCAATATCTGGAGGGTCATCGTCAAATATGGAGCCTTGCTGTATCTGTCGG GAGGAATACACAAGTGGAGATTACATGGGCATATTGGATTGTGGACATGAATTCCATAGTAGTTGCATCAAGCAGTGGCTAATGCTGAAGAATGTGTGTCCTATTTGTAAGAATACAGccttaaaaaaatga
- the LOC101261170 gene encoding E3 ubiquitin-protein ligase MBR2-like isoform X1 — MQRNRSILDSYPETVNLNQGSTSSNASGDPTSSWDSLRNSMEGRLSDSMLSSARGSLRRADGISYNTQNCSARDQGESSSSANLHGIGHAWPSSSSDHVLTNSNSEERRFGPSNALHPDSSTSIYGGNHLIGSPTILPNLASAHSPANANLSGIYNNGDTRLVMRPSVSSTVYTSSSRREAERPASGVSYNAGTSSGSSRYWSGFTDIAGSPTGWGLSGKRKVLESSSGQSCGRCSSSNAQPENIRPHNFPSQHGASSSLNISPASASVQNIYHLENLYSRNRIGTRVAASDIIPPLSASGVAETSARNSGSGQNLEIHDTVTFGLLSTRTNLGHSSVGSTLVTPQPISVSNYLGSRQPISQSMNAGNSRSHSDLMYVSGVPGGLHSVPRNVSPNSRGGSSSSLNVVSPDSEDEANFWSSIRNNRVPLPVVPAPETGNMVQDSTNWSLATSNASYPRNMPSSSALSRGPSMQTSTTARTPYQNLATRSTRSSSEISPRTLLPPVESDFGSQRGNFSLLSSAASPVEEAEISLRSSSQGSSSRRNHRNHLISSLMTNFPSNEVGGSRGLASDIEGRHRLVREIRHVLHSMRRGENRQSEDYMMLDSFLNGAAEIHDTHRGMRLDVDNMSYEELLALEERIGNVNTGLSEGTILKRMRRRKHDSISGGSSSNMEPCCICREEYTSGDYMGILDCGHEFHSSCIKQWLMLKNVCPICKNTALKK; from the exons TCTACTTCAAGTAATGCTTCTGGAGATCCGACATCCTCTTGGGATAGCTTGCGAAATTCAATGGAGGGTCGATTATCCGATTCCATGCTTTCTTCTGCTAGAGGAAGTCTTAGACGTGCTGATGGTATTAGTTATAACACACAGAACTGCAGTGCACGGGATCAAGGCGAGTCGAGCTCCAGTGCCAATTTGCATGGCATTGGACATGCTTGGCCGTCTTCATCAAGTGATCATGTGCTGACTAATTCAAATTCAGAAGAGAGGCGATTTGGACCATCCAATGCCCTCCATCCTGACAGTTCAACAAGTATTTATGGTGGAAATCATTTGATTGGCAGCCCTACTATCTTACCAAATCTGGCCTCGGCTCACAGTCCTGCAAATGCTAACTTAAGTGGCATATACAACAATGGTGACACTCGGCTGGTTATGAGACCAAGTGTATCTTCAACTGTCTACACTTCAAGCAGCAGACGGGAAGCGGAGCGTCCTGCTTCTGGTGTCTCTTACAATGCTGGTACTTCTTCAGGTAGTTCTAGATATTGGTCTGGGTTTACTGATATAGCAGGTTCTCCCACAGGTTGGGGTTTATCCGGCAAGCGCAAGGTCCTTGAAAGCAGTTCTGGGCAGTCTTGTGGTAGATGTTCAAGCTCCAATGCACAACCTGAGAACATTAGACCGCACAATTTTCCAAGTCAACATGGTGCTTCCAGCAGCTTAAACATATCACCAGCCTCTGCAAGCGTGCAGAATATTTATCACTTGGAAAATCTTTATTCAAGAAATAGGATTGGTACAAGAGTGGCTGCCTCTGACATAATTCCTCCTCTTAGTGCTAGTGGAGTTGCGGAAACCTCTGCCAGAAATTCTGGGAGTGGACAAAATCTTGAGATTCATGATACAGTTACATTTGGTTTACTGTCAACTAGGACCAATTTAGGGCATTCTAGTGTTGGTTCTACTCTTGTGACTCCTCAACCTATTTCAGTATCTAATTATTTGGGATCCAGACAACCAATTTCACAGTCAATGAATGCAGGTAACTCAAGAAGCCATTCTGACCTAATGTACGTTTCTGGTGTTCCAGGTGGTTTGCATTCAGTTCCCCGGAATGTATCTCCTAATTCACGAGGTGGTAGTTCATCAAGTCTAAATGTGGTTTCCCCTGATAGTGAGGATGAAGCTAACTTCTGGAGCTCAATAAGAAATAATAGGGTACCTCTTCCAGTTGTTCCAGCTCCTGAGACTGGAAATATGGTACAGGATTCAACTAATTGGAGTTTAGCTACTTCAAATGCAAGTTATCCCAGAAACATGCCTTCTAGTTCTGCACTCAGCCGTGGGCCAAGTATGCAAACTTCTACTACTGCAAGGACACCTTATCAGAACTTAGCAACCAGAAGTACTCGTAGTTCTTCAGAAATTTCTCCTAGGACTCTCCTACCTCCTGTTGAGTCCGACTTTGGAAGTCAGAGAGGTAATTTTTCCCTGCTATCATCAGCTGCTTCTCCCGTGGAGGAGGCAGAGATATCATTGCGATCTAGTAGCCAGGGATCTAGTAGCCGACGTAATCATCGAAACCACCTAATATCATCTTTAATGACCAATTTTCCAAGTAATGAAGTGGGTGGATCGCGTGGTTTAGCTTCTGATATCGAGGGTCGCCACAGACTGGTACGGGAG ATTCGTCATGTCCTACATTCCATGCGGAGAGGCGAGAACAGGCAATCTGAG GATTATATGATGCTTGATTCATTTCTCAACGGCGCTGCAGAAATTCATGATACACATAGAGGCATGAGGCTCGATGTTGATAACATGTCATATGAG GAATTATTGGCATTGGAAGAACGTATAGGAAATGTGAACACCGGATTGAGTGAAGGAACCATTTTGAAACGTATGAGACGGCGAAAGCATGATTCAATATCTGGAGGGTCATCGTCAAATATGGAGCCTTGCTGTATCTGTCGG GAGGAATACACAAGTGGAGATTACATGGGCATATTGGATTGTGGACATGAATTCCATAGTAGTTGCATCAAGCAGTGGCTAATGCTGAAGAATGTGTGTCCTATTTGTAAGAATACAGccttaaaaaaatga
- the LOC101261170 gene encoding E3 ubiquitin-protein ligase MBR2-like isoform X4: protein MQRNRSILDSYPETVNLNQGSTSSNASGDPTSSWDSLRNSMEGRLSDSMLSSARGSLRRADGISYNTQNCSARDQGESSSSANLHGIGHAWPSSSSDHVLTNSNSEERRFGPSNALHPDSSTSIYGGNHLIGSPTILPNLASAHSPANANLSGIYNNGDTRLVMRPSVSSTVYTSSSRREAERPASGVSYNAGTSSGGLHSVPRNVSPNSRGGSSSSLNVVSPDSEDEANFWSSIRNNRVPLPVVPAPETGNMVQDSTNWSLATSNASYPRNMPSSSALSRGPSMQTSTTARTPYQNLATRSTRSSSEISPRTLLPPVESDFGSQRGNFSLLSSAASPVEEAEISLRSSSQGSSSRRNHRNHLISSLMTNFPSNEVGGSRGLASDIEGRHRLVREIRHVLHSMRRGENRQSEDYMMLDSFLNGAAEIHDTHRGMRLDVDNMSYEELLALEERIGNVNTGLSEGTILKRMRRRKHDSISGGSSSNMEPCCICREEYTSGDYMGILDCGHEFHSSCIKQWLMLKNVCPICKNTALKK, encoded by the exons TCTACTTCAAGTAATGCTTCTGGAGATCCGACATCCTCTTGGGATAGCTTGCGAAATTCAATGGAGGGTCGATTATCCGATTCCATGCTTTCTTCTGCTAGAGGAAGTCTTAGACGTGCTGATGGTATTAGTTATAACACACAGAACTGCAGTGCACGGGATCAAGGCGAGTCGAGCTCCAGTGCCAATTTGCATGGCATTGGACATGCTTGGCCGTCTTCATCAAGTGATCATGTGCTGACTAATTCAAATTCAGAAGAGAGGCGATTTGGACCATCCAATGCCCTCCATCCTGACAGTTCAACAAGTATTTATGGTGGAAATCATTTGATTGGCAGCCCTACTATCTTACCAAATCTGGCCTCGGCTCACAGTCCTGCAAATGCTAACTTAAGTGGCATATACAACAATGGTGACACTCGGCTGGTTATGAGACCAAGTGTATCTTCAACTGTCTACACTTCAAGCAGCAGACGGGAAGCGGAGCGTCCTGCTTCTGGTGTCTCTTACAATGCTGGTACTTCTTCAG GTGGTTTGCATTCAGTTCCCCGGAATGTATCTCCTAATTCACGAGGTGGTAGTTCATCAAGTCTAAATGTGGTTTCCCCTGATAGTGAGGATGAAGCTAACTTCTGGAGCTCAATAAGAAATAATAGGGTACCTCTTCCAGTTGTTCCAGCTCCTGAGACTGGAAATATGGTACAGGATTCAACTAATTGGAGTTTAGCTACTTCAAATGCAAGTTATCCCAGAAACATGCCTTCTAGTTCTGCACTCAGCCGTGGGCCAAGTATGCAAACTTCTACTACTGCAAGGACACCTTATCAGAACTTAGCAACCAGAAGTACTCGTAGTTCTTCAGAAATTTCTCCTAGGACTCTCCTACCTCCTGTTGAGTCCGACTTTGGAAGTCAGAGAGGTAATTTTTCCCTGCTATCATCAGCTGCTTCTCCCGTGGAGGAGGCAGAGATATCATTGCGATCTAGTAGCCAGGGATCTAGTAGCCGACGTAATCATCGAAACCACCTAATATCATCTTTAATGACCAATTTTCCAAGTAATGAAGTGGGTGGATCGCGTGGTTTAGCTTCTGATATCGAGGGTCGCCACAGACTGGTACGGGAG ATTCGTCATGTCCTACATTCCATGCGGAGAGGCGAGAACAGGCAATCTGAG GATTATATGATGCTTGATTCATTTCTCAACGGCGCTGCAGAAATTCATGATACACATAGAGGCATGAGGCTCGATGTTGATAACATGTCATATGAG GAATTATTGGCATTGGAAGAACGTATAGGAAATGTGAACACCGGATTGAGTGAAGGAACCATTTTGAAACGTATGAGACGGCGAAAGCATGATTCAATATCTGGAGGGTCATCGTCAAATATGGAGCCTTGCTGTATCTGTCGG GAGGAATACACAAGTGGAGATTACATGGGCATATTGGATTGTGGACATGAATTCCATAGTAGTTGCATCAAGCAGTGGCTAATGCTGAAGAATGTGTGTCCTATTTGTAAGAATACAGccttaaaaaaatga
- the LOC101261170 gene encoding E3 ubiquitin-protein ligase MBR1-like isoform X3: MQRNRSILDSYPETVNLNQGSTSSNASGDPTSSWDSLRNSMEGRLSDSMLSSARGSLRRADGISYNTQNCSARDQGESSSSANLHGIGHAWPSSSSDHVLTNSNSEERRFGPSNALHPDSSTSIYGGNHLIGSPTILPNLASAHSPANANLSGIYNNGDTRLVMRPSVSSTVYTSSSRREAERPASGVSYNAGTSSGSSRYWSGFTDIAGSPTGWGLSGKRKVLESSSGQSCGRCSSSNAQPENIRPHNFPSQHGASSSLNISPASASVQNIYHLENLYSRNRIGTRVAASDIIPPLSASGVAETSARNSGSGQNLEIHDTVTFGLLSTRTNLGHSSVGSTLVTPQPISVSNYLGSRQPISQSMNAGNSRSHSDLMYVSGVPGGLHSVPRNVSPNSRGGSSSSLNVVSPDSEDEANFWSSIRNNRVPLPVVPAPETGNMVQDSTNWSLATSNASYPRNMPSSSALSRGPSMQTSTTARTPYQNLATRSTRSSSEISPRTLLPPVESDFGSQRGNFSLLSSAASPVEEAEISLRSSSQGSSSRRNHRNHLISSLMTNFPSNEVGGSRGLASDIEGRHRLVREIRHVLHSMRRGENRQSEMMKANCI; encoded by the exons TCTACTTCAAGTAATGCTTCTGGAGATCCGACATCCTCTTGGGATAGCTTGCGAAATTCAATGGAGGGTCGATTATCCGATTCCATGCTTTCTTCTGCTAGAGGAAGTCTTAGACGTGCTGATGGTATTAGTTATAACACACAGAACTGCAGTGCACGGGATCAAGGCGAGTCGAGCTCCAGTGCCAATTTGCATGGCATTGGACATGCTTGGCCGTCTTCATCAAGTGATCATGTGCTGACTAATTCAAATTCAGAAGAGAGGCGATTTGGACCATCCAATGCCCTCCATCCTGACAGTTCAACAAGTATTTATGGTGGAAATCATTTGATTGGCAGCCCTACTATCTTACCAAATCTGGCCTCGGCTCACAGTCCTGCAAATGCTAACTTAAGTGGCATATACAACAATGGTGACACTCGGCTGGTTATGAGACCAAGTGTATCTTCAACTGTCTACACTTCAAGCAGCAGACGGGAAGCGGAGCGTCCTGCTTCTGGTGTCTCTTACAATGCTGGTACTTCTTCAGGTAGTTCTAGATATTGGTCTGGGTTTACTGATATAGCAGGTTCTCCCACAGGTTGGGGTTTATCCGGCAAGCGCAAGGTCCTTGAAAGCAGTTCTGGGCAGTCTTGTGGTAGATGTTCAAGCTCCAATGCACAACCTGAGAACATTAGACCGCACAATTTTCCAAGTCAACATGGTGCTTCCAGCAGCTTAAACATATCACCAGCCTCTGCAAGCGTGCAGAATATTTATCACTTGGAAAATCTTTATTCAAGAAATAGGATTGGTACAAGAGTGGCTGCCTCTGACATAATTCCTCCTCTTAGTGCTAGTGGAGTTGCGGAAACCTCTGCCAGAAATTCTGGGAGTGGACAAAATCTTGAGATTCATGATACAGTTACATTTGGTTTACTGTCAACTAGGACCAATTTAGGGCATTCTAGTGTTGGTTCTACTCTTGTGACTCCTCAACCTATTTCAGTATCTAATTATTTGGGATCCAGACAACCAATTTCACAGTCAATGAATGCAGGTAACTCAAGAAGCCATTCTGACCTAATGTACGTTTCTGGTGTTCCAGGTGGTTTGCATTCAGTTCCCCGGAATGTATCTCCTAATTCACGAGGTGGTAGTTCATCAAGTCTAAATGTGGTTTCCCCTGATAGTGAGGATGAAGCTAACTTCTGGAGCTCAATAAGAAATAATAGGGTACCTCTTCCAGTTGTTCCAGCTCCTGAGACTGGAAATATGGTACAGGATTCAACTAATTGGAGTTTAGCTACTTCAAATGCAAGTTATCCCAGAAACATGCCTTCTAGTTCTGCACTCAGCCGTGGGCCAAGTATGCAAACTTCTACTACTGCAAGGACACCTTATCAGAACTTAGCAACCAGAAGTACTCGTAGTTCTTCAGAAATTTCTCCTAGGACTCTCCTACCTCCTGTTGAGTCCGACTTTGGAAGTCAGAGAGGTAATTTTTCCCTGCTATCATCAGCTGCTTCTCCCGTGGAGGAGGCAGAGATATCATTGCGATCTAGTAGCCAGGGATCTAGTAGCCGACGTAATCATCGAAACCACCTAATATCATCTTTAATGACCAATTTTCCAAGTAATGAAGTGGGTGGATCGCGTGGTTTAGCTTCTGATATCGAGGGTCGCCACAGACTGGTACGGGAG ATTCGTCATGTCCTACATTCCATGCGGAGAGGCGAGAACAGGCAATCTGAG ATGATGAAAGCTAATTGCATCTGA